The Candidatus Rokuibacteriota bacterium genome includes the window TCTTCTCTACGAGGTCAAGGACCGGATCGCGACGATCACGCTGAACCGCCCCGACAAGCTCAACGCCTTCACGCGGTCGATGATCGACGCCTGGGCGAAGTCGCTCGCCGAGGCCCAGCGCGATGACGACGTCAACGTGGTGGTCGTGACCGGCGCCGGGCGCGCCTTCTGCGCCGGCGGCGACGTGGGCCGCATGGGGGAGGGCGAGCCCACGCCGCTCGAGCACAAGAACCAGCTGTGGGAGAACATCCACCGCGTCCCCAGGACGCTGGAGCAGATGGACAAGCCGGTGATCGCGATGGTCAACGGCGTGGCTGTCGGTGCCGGGATGGGCATGTGCCTGATGTGCGACGTGCGGGTGGCCTCGGACGAGGCGCGCTTTTCGACGGGCTACGTGAAGGTCGGGCTCGTCCCGGGTGACGGCGACACCTACTTCCTGCCGCGATTGGTCGGTCCCGCCAAGGCGCTGGAGCTCCTGTGGACAGCCGACTTCATCGACGCGCAGGAAGCGCTCAGGCTCGGCATCGTCAACCGCGTCGTCCCCGCTGCCGAGCTGCGGGAGGCCACCTACGCGCTCGCCAGGCAGATCGCCGAGGGCCCCCAGATCCCCATCCGGATGATCAAGCGGCTCGTCTACCAGAGCCTCCGCCTCGACCTCCGCACGCACCTGGACCTGGTCTCGTCTCACATGGCGATCGCGCGCGAGACCGAGGACCACAAGGAGGGGGTGCAGGCCTTCAAGGAGAAGCGGGCGCCCAAGTTCACTGGCCGCTAGGGAACCCGGAGGGGGGCTACGCCCCCCTTCCGGACCTCCCCCCGAGGAATCTGCGCGGGCAAAGCCCGCGCGCGGAGTGGAACCAGCAATGGCCGGCGAACCGTCAGGAGCGCGAGTGTATGCAAGCCTGTTGCTCCGACACGCTCCGAGCAGTGCTCCGGAGCTGCGGAGGGGACTGACGCGGTGAGTGTTCCCGTAGGGAGGGTTTGAGCATGCACGTCGGGATGGCGACCGTCTTTCAGAACCCGAGCAAGGCGCGTGCCGATTACGACGTCTATCGGAACGAGCTGAGGCTGGCGGACCTCGCCGAACCGCTCGGCTTCGAGTCCGTCTGGGGTGTTGAGCATCACTTCACCGACTACACCATGTGCCCGGATGTCCTGCAGTTCCTGACCTACATGGCGGGCCGGACCGAGCGGCTTCAACTCGGCTCGATGGTCGTGGTGCTGCCGTGGCACGACCCGCTGCGCGTGGCCGAGCAGGTGGCGATGCTCGACACCATCTCGAAGGGTCGGCTGATTCTCGGGCTCGGCCGCGGCGCCGGCCGGGTCGAGTTCGACGGCTTCCGGCTGCCCATGGAGGAGTCGCGCCAGCGCTTCGTGGAGTGCGCGGAGATGC containing:
- a CDS encoding enoyl-CoA hydratase, which encodes MAEDLLYEVKDRIATITLNRPDKLNAFTRSMIDAWAKSLAEAQRDDDVNVVVVTGAGRAFCAGGDVGRMGEGEPTPLEHKNQLWENIHRVPRTLEQMDKPVIAMVNGVAVGAGMGMCLMCDVRVASDEARFSTGYVKVGLVPGDGDTYFLPRLVGPAKALELLWTADFIDAQEALRLGIVNRVVPAAELREATYALARQIAEGPQIPIRMIKRLVYQSLRLDLRTHLDLVSSHMAIARETEDHKEGVQAFKEKRAPKFTGR